GTGAATGTGACGGACGGAGGTGATTTCACTGAGCATGCTCGCTTTCATGGACGAAGCATGTGGGCGGAGTTAGTTCTCATTTTAAGACGGACAAAAGTCTCGACAAAGATCAATGTGATGAGGAATTATCGATTAATCCGTCAGTGATTCTGATTGATCAGTCTTTACACCGCTAATTAGACAGAAAATCCTAACTTCATTCTGAGTTAatcctgacttttttttctgatagagTCCTGATTAAATCCCGACTTTATCCTGATTAAATCTTGACTTAATCCTGACATGATCTTTCTCTCATGATTTTTATCCTGACTTTATACTGATAAAGTCCTGATTTAATCCTCACTTTATTCTGAATAAATCCTCATTTAATTCAGACTTAACTGTGATTTTATCCTAACTGAAACACAATGTTATCCTGACATAACCCTGATTTTCTTCTGAATAAATCCTGATTTAATGCTGGCTTTATTTTGACTCCTGgtttaattttgactttatcTTGATTAAGTCCTGATTTAATCCTAACTTTATCTCAACTTTATCTTGACTCAATCCAGAGTTAGTCCTGCTTTAATTCAGACTAAAGATTAACTTAGTCTGGATCTGGAACTTTTGTcgcctttaaaaaaacattgtttatcctcatgttgttgtttacagaTTGATGCTAACAGCTAATGCTACATGTTCTCATGATGACATCacgtgtttcttcttcttctgctcctcATTTGTTGTGGTCACAGATCCAGTCCCGCCCCCTTCAGAGACCTCCAGGATGTTCTGACTGTCAGAATAAAAGACTACAGTAAAAATTcagctatataaaaaaaacctcactttGTTGTCACAGTGTTACATTGCTGAGGTATGAGGTCGTTGTGACATCATGTGAGGTCGTGGTGACATCGTCAGACTGCCACGTGTCTGGACCGGCTGCTGATCGAGTCGTCTCTTCTCTCCGTGCGATGATGAAGGCCCATGAGTGTGATCAGCTGATCTTGCTGACCATGCTCAAAAGTGTTCTCTGATCAACCTGTGGCTGCTTCTCCAGCTGGCCCCGCCCCCTGACCTACAGGTGCGTCCACACGGCGCTGCCGTGGGGGCGGAGggacagaaacaacagaaagctTTTTGGTGCGTCACTATGATCCCTTCAACAGTTTAAACATACAAAAGGACAGAATACAGAGCTTTATGAGTGAAGTGGTCCTCTAATGTCCCCGTCAGTCTcgctgtctcactgtctcacaGACACTTTGTcctcgttgttgttgttgttgttattgttgtggaGGCTCAGGTTCAGGTCGAAGCCCGACTGCTTCCTCAGGGCGCGCGGCATCAGCTTCTTCTTCAGGAAGAGTCTCTGGAGGAAGCGGTTGCTGACGCTGAAGGGGCAGTACTGGTGCAGGAAGTACATGAGGCCGATGCCAGGCCCCGCGAAGTAACGCGCCAGCGGCCGCGGCGCCAGCAGCGCCTGGACGATGGTGTCGATGACGGGGCTAAGGTCGG
The window above is part of the Plectropomus leopardus isolate mb unplaced genomic scaffold, YSFRI_Pleo_2.0 unplaced_scaffold8765, whole genome shotgun sequence genome. Proteins encoded here:
- the hsd11b2 gene encoding corticosteroid 11-beta-dehydrogenase isozyme 2 translates to MTPVSSPAGQSSNHAYWEQQHKHLLQSLSPALLEDYGEDYVNETRELFQSHASQANPDLSPVIDTIVQALLAPRPLARYFAGPGIGLMYFLHQYCPFSVSNRFLQRLFLKKKLMPRALRKQSGFDLNLSLHNNNNNNNNEDKVSVRQ